The DNA sequence ACCAGAGAATGAAGGCTCATAATGTGGGGTTTAAACCATTTTCACCAGTATGATAACAAACTTATATATAGGATATTGGGTTGCTTAACAATCACTGGTAGTCACAGGACTTTCTATAGTTTTATATATTTGTCTGATTAAGCTTATTGTGACCATTCTTTCCGGTCCAATAGGACTGAAACTGGAAGCCTTCATTTTATAAGTCTACTTCCATATCCAGCGAGCCGCAAAATCCACTACCATGATGCACAGAGGTAGGACCTTGCTGGATTTCAAACacacaaatgtcattttcgattGGACCACACACCAGGCAACGGTAAGAAGCGCTATGGTGTGGCTGCTTattaacttaaaaataaaaaaaatcccacacTGGATGGTAAATTTCATAATCTGCACTTATATTAACAAACGTCCAGGCTGACTGTCATCTGCCTGTACATAGACCTAACAGGACTGTGGATGCGGGCAGCGGACTGCCTCTGCTCATGGCGATTGGCCCGCTTGCCTGGTGGGTTTAATGAAATTTCAGGTAACGAATGAGTGGCGCGGTAATTAAAAGCAGCAGAAGCTTCACTGCCATCGATTGGCTAAAGGGTCAAATTCCCAATCTGGGAGACTCCAAAACATATGACGGTAGGAGGTAGGGGGGCGAAGAGTAACAATTGTTCATCTTAGATGAGTAAACCAATTCCCCTGAACTGAGTAGGCGAGGAAGGCATCAGGAAATCCTTTACTCGGTCCCCTTGATCGGGTGCCTACAGAGTACAGATCTCCTCACGCGCCTCCTGTACCCAACAAAGCACCCCACATGTATTTAGCTGTACTTAGACCAAGACTAGGACTGGTACTTTTAGTGTAAGTACATCGTTACGGCAAGTAACTGACTAAGGTGATGTGGGACAGATGCTTGGCAATCATAAAATGTCCACAAGACAGGAACGACCTGGAAGAGAACAGAGTATGGTTTGAGTAATAATACCCATGAATAATTCTGAGCGCTATGCGCCAGGCCTAAGGCATCGTCGATATGTAcacgggttttttttttaaaaacatagctTTTTCTATGCGTTTCAGCCTTTCGTCCACAAGCAAACAGTGTTTCAAGTCACTGAGAACAGAGCTCTCGCAAAAACCCGTCCGGGGTGAAGATTTTCAGAAACTCACAATGTGTAGACAGGGAAAACGGACCTTTTGGCATGTAACGTCAGATTGTGCGCCATTGTCTACTTTGAATGTTAGCGCGCGCACTGTTCACATTAGCCGTTTTTAGCCCAGCAGAACTGGTAACAAAGCCTCTGATTGGCCAACGCGGCTTCACGGATAGTTTCATCACTGCCTGTTGGTTTGGCATGCTCTTGGCGGCGCAATTTAGCATTTCAAGTGgacagatctttttttttttttagtaatggGAGGGAAAAAATCACCATTTTTGAAAAACACCCATGAACATGAGGACAAGGCCCAAGACTCAACACAGAGCACATAGAGCCTTGTGTACACTGGCCTTAAACTCCCCGGGGCAGTAAAATAGCCTCATTAGGAACCTGACATTCATGTTTGCGTTTACCTTTAAATCCGTTTTAGCTCTCAGAGCTAATGAAGCGAACATGACAGTATAATTTAGCATGTTAGAAACCAACATAGAGCAAAAACCAGGATGTGGATGGGTTTCTTTGAGAAGACAGTCATGATTCAGATCGAGATAAGCAACACCGAGTGCGATATGCACGCCCAGCCCTACAAGGTCACGTGTACCGGTCTCAGGCATGCAGAGCTTGGGAAAGGATTTAACTGTCCTTCGCAGCTGCGATACGCTCATCAAATATCTTCAAAAACAGGCAGGTCTTACAAGAACTTCACAAAAATTGGACACAGCGATGCTACCATTTAATTCACAAAAACCTATTAAAAggttatttatttcagttttaaatacatttacaaaccaTAAGAAAAGTGATCGTCAGCATTTCAATGTGTGCATAAAGATTGTAAACAGTCTGCAAGCAGAGCCTTGGAGGACCTTCACAGCTGCCAGCAGACTCTGTGATACTTGGGAGAGAAAAGGGGGAGAAGAAGAATCCATTTTCCTTTATTCATCCTGAGATTGTTTTTAAGCTTTCAAAATGCTCGAGTGTCCTTGCTGATGCTTTCACCCAATTAGACTGAGGGGGGATAACATGATCATGAATCACGACATTAAACCCATTCACCCGAACAGAACACGATATccttacattttatatttaaaaccaAGACGAAACCAGAGCAATTTGGACAACCTTTTAAAGAAATCCTTGAAAAGAAAAGGGCCTAAAGGAAAGATATGAGATGCACAAAATACAAGTACATTCCATAACATGGGTGATCTTACCAGCTGGTTCACCTACAGctgtacagacagcagagtCCTACTGTATCAGCACGTGCCTGGAAGGCTAACAGGCCTCGGCTGGTTTGCATCGACACCCAATTCAGATGGATGACAGCAGGTGGAGCCCTGTTTCTATCAGGAGCTTTACCTCTTGTGCACAATTAGCATTTCAGTTGTTCTCAACTTATTCCTTGAAGGTCAGGAGCCATAGTACAGTGGGGCTGCATACAAAGAGCTGGCTGTCACTGGCATCTAAGAAAACTTGGAGGCTGAATCGGGAGTACAGAAGAGGCCTGGCACACAAAGGCGAAACAAAGACCGATTTTTCACCAGGATGTACAAAGGATCACATGGCGGGTGGTATGAGCTACTAGCTACAAGGTAGCCTGTGCctaaaaaaaaaggggggggtaACATTTACATGCCAACCATGACTATgaaacctcacacacacatttattgCTAAGCTGGTTGATCTCTTCCTTCCCATGTTCTCAAAACCCAGGGAGTAAagagaaggggtgggggggtcactaGGGCTTTGGCGATTTCATTCAGAAAGGAGGGGCTTGAAAGACCAGAAGCCAGAGCCACGGCCTGTTTAATGCGGAGAAGTCTGGGGGCcatgagctggggggggggggggtcacttggTATAACTTGATCTGGGTTAATGAACATACACATCCGACAATGAACACAAATCTAAAACGTTTGTAGTGCTTCCAAAAACTGATTTGTatttaaaaggggggggggggatgcagccGGGCACTCTGAGCTGATCTGTGAAGGGCTGAGATGGGGAAGGGAAACGAGTTTAGCGTCCGTCGGGCAGGAAGGGCGTCACGAATCCTCCGTTCCAGAGTCATCCTCGTCGTAGCAACAATCTTCGTCGGCCTCATCCTCCAGCTCCTCGTCATCATAATAGTCATCGTAGAAAAGGTCCGATCCCTCGTCGGGGGGCGGCGCGCGCGTCCGGACGCAGTACTCCGCCAGCGTGGTGGGCACCTTCACGCCATCGCGCTCTGCCTCTGCTTTGGTAGCCTGCACCTGTTTCCTACACACAGAGATGCACAGACGAGTCACAACCCCCAGGAGCAAATGCCACCAATGCTCACAATCCACCCCCATCAGCACCGTCCAAGGACGAGCGACGCGGGCACCTGATGATCTCGGTGTACTCCCGGTCCTTGCCCTTGCTGTCCCGCCACTTGCGGTACATGACAGAAGCGTCTACGTTGGCTGGTGATGAGGTGTTGGGCTCATTCAGCAGAGAGATAACGCTCAGAAGAATGGTCCTtcaagtgagagagagagagcgtcaTCTTCTGTGCAGGCAAACCAACATCGATTTGTCAAATTCAGTTAAGAAATAACACTGGGCCAGCCAAGGAACATATTTGCAACCACAAAAACCCAAATATAGCCCTGGCGATACGAAGCACCACCGGTACTGGACTTATTCAAATTTACAGCAAATAATTCGAGAAGCAGCAAGATCAAATAATCTGAGACAAGGGATCCACAATGAGGGGAAATGCAGATCCTGACAATCTGAGGTAAGGGTTTTGTTTAAGGGGTATAGAAtgataatgggggggggggggagagacaacAAGCCACACAAATCACATTCCTATGCagaaataacctgttttcaccTATTCTGAAGGTGGATGTTAACTTGAACACTAGTGACCAACAGCAGAGAAGCAAACTCCAAGATGACCATACGGCCATAACTCCGTCTCTTATGCCAGCATGGGGCGCTACCTGACATTCTGCGTGGGGTTCCATCGCTCCGAGGGCAGCTCCCCGCTCTGGGGGTCGTCCACTGGAGGGTGCAGGATGGAGATGCAGACGTCACCGTTCTGGAAAACATTCATAGCGTCAGGGCCGCCTATGCCTGCAGCCACATAAGCTCTTAGAGACTGCCTGTTTGGCGAAGTAGGCAGAGTGAAAGCTTCCTACCTCATAGATGTTTGGGTGCCACATCTTGGTAAGAAAGCGAAAGGCCGGTGGGGAGTATGGGTAATCGATGGGGAACTTGATACGAGCCTGGAAACACAAATGAGAAAGTTGTTAACAGGTCTACTCAAGATCACTCAaagatttaaaaagaaaacaaaaaacaaatactcaTTGCTCAAGATAAGGTATGTACTTTCAGgttaaaaataaatccaaccccaTTAGAAAGACCTAGAATATTAAGAGATGCCTTCAGCtgtcaccatgacagaccgacaCTCCTCCCCTAACATACCGCTCTTGCTCACAGATCACCTGCCCATGCCTGACCGTCATGTA is a window from the Paramormyrops kingsleyae isolate MSU_618 chromosome 21, PKINGS_0.4, whole genome shotgun sequence genome containing:
- the cdc34b gene encoding cell division cycle 34 homolog (S. cerevisiae) b isoform X2; its protein translation is MFGSAFGPSDNQYRCFVQCPRHRWCIYRRISPLLSLIFRTIEGKNCRNINTSLARIKFPIDYPYSPPAFRFLTKMWHPNIYENGDVCISILHPPVDDPQSGELPSERWNPTQNVRTILLSVISLLNEPNTSSPANVDASVMYRKWRDSKGKDREYTEIIRKQVQATKAEAERDGVKVPTTLAEYCVRTRAPPPDEGSDLFYDDYYDDEELEDEADEDCCYDEDDSGTEDS
- the cdc34b gene encoding cell division cycle 34 homolog (S. cerevisiae) b isoform X1, whose amino-acid sequence is MAQHGQHVASSQKALMLEMKSLQEEPVEGFKITLVDEADLYNWEVAIFGPPNTHYEGGYFKARIKFPIDYPYSPPAFRFLTKMWHPNIYENGDVCISILHPPVDDPQSGELPSERWNPTQNVRTILLSVISLLNEPNTSSPANVDASVMYRKWRDSKGKDREYTEIIRKQVQATKAEAERDGVKVPTTLAEYCVRTRAPPPDEGSDLFYDDYYDDEELEDEADEDCCYDEDDSGTEDS